A genomic region of Zalophus californianus isolate mZalCal1 chromosome 1, mZalCal1.pri.v2, whole genome shotgun sequence contains the following coding sequences:
- the ITIH4 gene encoding inter-alpha-trypsin inhibitor heavy chain H4 isoform X1 codes for MKASAPGCPCGLAPVLFLLLAAPPTAATQKNGINIYSLTVDSKVSSRFAHTVVTSRVVNRANIMQEATFQVELPKRAFITNFSMVIGGVTYPGNIKEKAAAQEQYSAAVARGESAGLVKASGRKTEQFQVSVSVAPAAKVTFELVYEELLKRHLGAYELLLKVQPQQLVKHLQMDIHIFEPQGINFLETESTFMTNELADALTVSQNKTKAHIQFKPTLSQQKSPGQEDTVLDGNFIVRYDVHRTVSGGSIQIESGYFVHYFAPEGLPAIPKNVIFVIDKSGSMRGRKIQQTREALIKILDDLSPNDQFNLVSFSGEAAQWKPLLVPASAENVNQARSYAASIQTQGGTNINDAMLMAVQLLDSANQKELLPEGSVSLIILLTDGDPTMGETNPARIQKNVKEAIDGQYSLFCLGFGFDVSFAFLEKLALDNGGLTRRIYEDSDSTLQLQDFYQEVANPLLTAVTFEYPSNAVEKVSRDNFRLLFKGSEIVVAGKLRDQSPDVLSAKVRGQLHMQSITFQTESSVAEQEKEFQSPKYIFHSFMERLWAYLTIQQLLEQMVSASDAEKQALETRALNLSLQYCFVTPLTSMVVTKPEGKEWSEVAEKPVETKNKHRNFYLGGPLSRFRTAGDRRSRITAGPSGKTPSDLWRAGPQGPLNSPHPYPLMAGKSLLPDMLLAPSIPDEVFRGVDLRAKDAPQARVPAVASDPITGRIWERKASGSSTDLSQSAKTALPPGLLPASLRPGPRLVLVSQPALPTLGTTAAVPAPIQAPAVILMLPGQSVDRLCVDIKHSQGPMNLLSDPDQGVEVTAQYETEKAQFSWIEVTFKNPQLQVRAIPEHVVVTRNRRNSGYKWKETLFSVIPGVKLTMDKAGLLLLSSPDRVTIGLLPWDGPGEGLRLLLRDTDRFSSRVGGTLGQFYQDVLWGPPAAADDSKRMLRVQDLEYSATRLLKLDYQEGSPGTEISCWSVEL; via the exons ATGAAGGCTTCGGCCCCTGGCTGCCCCTGTGGCCTCGCGCCGGTGCTCTTCTTGCTGCTGGCTGCGCCCCCGACAGCGGCCACCCAGAAG AATGGCATCAACATCTACAGCCTCACCGTGGACTCCAAGGTCTCGTCCAGATTTGCCCACACAGTCGTCACCAGCAGGGTGGTCAACAGGGCCAATATTATGCAGGAGGCTACCTTCCAGGTGGAGCTGCCCAAGAGAGCCTTCATCACCAACTTCTCCAT GGTCATCGGAGGTGTGACCTACCCAGGGAACATCAAGGAGAAGGCTGCAGCCCAGGAACAGTACAGCGCAGCTGTGGCCAGGGGCGAGAGCGCTGGCCTCGTCAA GGCCAGCGGAAGAAAGACAGAGCAGTTCCAGGTGTCGGTCAGTGTGGCTCCCGCTGCCAAGGTCACCTTCGAGCTGGTGTATGAGGAGCTGCTCAAGCGGCATCTGGGAGCATATGAGCTGCTCCTTAAAGTCCAGCCCCAGCAGCTGGTCAAGCACCTGCAG ATGGACATTCACATCTTCGAGCCTCAGGGCATCAACTTTCTGGAGACAGAGAGCACCTTCATGACCAACGAACTGGCAGACGCCCTCACCGTCTCGCAGAACAAGACCAAG GCTCACATCCAATTCAAGCCCACGCTCTCCCAGCAAAAGTCACCAGGGCAGGAGGACACAGTCCTGGATGGCAACTTCATCGTCCGCTACGATGTGCACCGGACCGTCTCCGGGGGCTCCATTCAG ATCGAGAGTGGCTACTTTGTGCACTACTTTGCCCCTGAAGGCCTGCCCGCTATACCCAAGAATGTGATCTTTGTCATTGACAAAAGCGGCTCCATGAGAGGCAGGAAGATCCAGCAG ACCCGGGAAGCCTTAATCAAGATCCTGGATGACCTCAGCCCCAACGACCAGTTCAATCTTGTCAGCTTCAGCGGGGAGGCGGCCCAGTGGAAGCCCTTGCTGGTGCCGGCCTCAGCCGAGAACGTGAACCAGGCCAGGAGCTATGCTGCCAGCATCCAGACCCAAGGAG GGACCAACATCAACGACGCGATGCTGATGGCCGTGCAGCTGCTGGACAGTGCCAACCAGAAGGAGCTGCTTCCAGAGGGGAGCGTCTCCCTCATTATCCTGCTCACCGACGGCGACCCCACCATGG GGGAGACCAACCCTGCAAGGATCCAGAAGAACGTGAAGGAAGCTATAGATGGCCAGTACAGCCTCTTCTGCCTGGGCTTTGGCTTCGACGTCAGCTTTGCCTTCCTAGAGAAGCTGGCGCTAGACAACGGCGGCCTGACTCGGCGCATCTATGAGGACTCGGACTCCACCCTGCAGCTGCAG GACTTCTACCAGGAAGTGGCCAACCCACTGCTGACAGCAGTGACCTTTGAGTACCCCAGCAACGCGGTGGAGAAGGTCTCACGGGACAACTTCCGGCTGCTCTTCAAAGGCTCTGAGATCGTCGTGGCTGGGAAGCTCCGGGACCAGAGCCCCGATGTGCTCTCAGCCAAAGTCAGGGGGCAGCTG CACATGCAGAGCATCACCTTCCAAACGGAGTCCAGCGTGGCGGAGCAGGAGAAGGAGTTCCAGAGCCCCAAGTACATCTTCCACAGCTTCATGGAGAGACTCTGGGCATACTTAACCATCCAGCAACTGCTGGAGCAAAT GGTTTCGGCATCCGATGCTGAGAAGCAGGCCCTCGAGACCCGAGCTCTGAACTTGTCGCTCCAGTATTGCTTTGTCACTCCCCTCACGTCCATGGTGGTCACCAAACCTGAAGGCAAAGAATGGTCTGAAGTTGCTGAGAAGCCTGTGGAAACCA AAAACAAACACAGGAACTTCTACTTAG GTGGTCCACTGTCTAGATTTCGTACCGCTGGAGACAGAAGGTCCAGAATAACAG CTGGACCTTCTGGGAAGACACCTAGTGACTTATGGAGAGCCGGACCACAAGGACCTCTTAATTCTCCTCATCCTTACCCACTTATGGCTGGAAAATCACTGCTACCAGACATGTTGTTAG CCCCTTCCATTCCTGACGAAGTGTTTCGTGGTGTGGATTTAAGAGCCAAAGATGCCCCCCAGGCCAGAGTCCCTGCAGTAGCTTCAGACCCTATAACAGGGAGAATCTGGGAGAGGAAAGCCTCGGGGAGCTCTACAGACTTGTCAC aatcAGCCAAGACAGCCTTACCCCCAGGTCTGTTGCCAGCCTCCCTTAGGCCTGGTCCCCGCCTTGTCCTTGTCTCCCAGCCTGCTCTACCTACCCTAGGAACCACAGCTGCTGTCCCAGCCCCCATCCAGGCACCTGCCGTCATCCTGATGCTGCCCGGACAGAGCGTGGACCGCCTCTGTGTGGACATCAAGCACTCTCAGGGGCCGATGAACCTGCTCTCAGACCCTGACCAAG GGGTTGAGGTGACTGCCCAGTACGAGACAGAGAAGGCCCAGTTCTCGTGGATCGAGGTGACCTTCAAGAACCCCCAGCTGCAGGTCCGTGCCATCCCTGAGCATGTGGTAGTGACCCGGAACCGAAGAAACTCTGGCTACAAGTGGAAGGAGACGCTGTTCTCGGTGATACCTGG CGTCAAGCTGACCATGGACAAGGCGGGGCTCCTGCTGTTAAGCAGCCCGGACAGGGTGACCATCGGCCTGCTACCCTGGGACGGCCCCGGGGAGGGGCTCCGGCTCCTTCTGCGGGACACCGACCGCTTCTCCAGCCGCGTCGGCGGGACCCTCG GCCAGTTTTACCAGGACGTGCTCTGGGGGCCTCCGGCAGCGGCAGATGACAGCAAGCGAATGCTGAGGGTTCAGGACCTTGAGTACTCTGCCACCAG GTTGCTCAAGCTGGATTACCAAGAGGGGTCTCCAGGAACAGAGATTTCCTGCTGGTCCGTGGAGCTGTAG
- the ITIH4 gene encoding inter-alpha-trypsin inhibitor heavy chain H4 isoform X3, translating to MKASAPGCPCGLAPVLFLLLAAPPTAATQKNGINIYSLTVDSKVSSRFAHTVVTSRVVNRANIMQEATFQVELPKRAFITNFSMVIGGVTYPGNIKEKAAAQEQYSAAVARGESAGLVKASGRKTEQFQVSVSVAPAAKVTFELVYEELLKRHLGAYELLLKVQPQQLVKHLQMDIHIFEPQGINFLETESTFMTNELADALTVSQNKTKAHIQFKPTLSQQKSPGQEDTVLDGNFIVRYDVHRTVSGGSIQIESGYFVHYFAPEGLPAIPKNVIFVIDKSGSMRGRKIQQTREALIKILDDLSPNDQFNLVSFSGEAAQWKPLLVPASAENVNQARSYAASIQTQGGTNINDAMLMAVQLLDSANQKELLPEGSVSLIILLTDGDPTMGETNPARIQKNVKEAIDGQYSLFCLGFGFDVSFAFLEKLALDNGGLTRRIYEDSDSTLQLQDFYQEVANPLLTAVTFEYPSNAVEKVSRDNFRLLFKGSEIVVAGKLRDQSPDVLSAKVRGQLHMQSITFQTESSVAEQEKEFQSPKYIFHSFMERLWAYLTIQQLLEQMVSASDAEKQALETRALNLSLQYCFVTPLTSMVVTKPEGKEWSEVAEKPVETKNKHRNFYLGGPLSRFRTAGDRRSRITAGPSGKTPSDLWRAGPQGPLNSPHPYPLMAGKSLLPDMLLAPSIPDEVFRGVDLRAKDAPQARVPAVASDPITGRIWERKASGSSTDLSRTTAAVPAPIQAPAVILMLPGQSVDRLCVDIKHSQGPMNLLSDPDQGVEVTAQYETEKAQFSWIEVTFKNPQLQVRAIPEHVVVTRNRRNSGYKWKETLFSVIPGVKLTMDKAGLLLLSSPDRVTIGLLPWDGPGEGLRLLLRDTDRFSSRVGGTLGQFYQDVLWGPPAAADDSKRMLRVQDLEYSATRLLKLDYQEGSPGTEISCWSVEL from the exons ATGAAGGCTTCGGCCCCTGGCTGCCCCTGTGGCCTCGCGCCGGTGCTCTTCTTGCTGCTGGCTGCGCCCCCGACAGCGGCCACCCAGAAG AATGGCATCAACATCTACAGCCTCACCGTGGACTCCAAGGTCTCGTCCAGATTTGCCCACACAGTCGTCACCAGCAGGGTGGTCAACAGGGCCAATATTATGCAGGAGGCTACCTTCCAGGTGGAGCTGCCCAAGAGAGCCTTCATCACCAACTTCTCCAT GGTCATCGGAGGTGTGACCTACCCAGGGAACATCAAGGAGAAGGCTGCAGCCCAGGAACAGTACAGCGCAGCTGTGGCCAGGGGCGAGAGCGCTGGCCTCGTCAA GGCCAGCGGAAGAAAGACAGAGCAGTTCCAGGTGTCGGTCAGTGTGGCTCCCGCTGCCAAGGTCACCTTCGAGCTGGTGTATGAGGAGCTGCTCAAGCGGCATCTGGGAGCATATGAGCTGCTCCTTAAAGTCCAGCCCCAGCAGCTGGTCAAGCACCTGCAG ATGGACATTCACATCTTCGAGCCTCAGGGCATCAACTTTCTGGAGACAGAGAGCACCTTCATGACCAACGAACTGGCAGACGCCCTCACCGTCTCGCAGAACAAGACCAAG GCTCACATCCAATTCAAGCCCACGCTCTCCCAGCAAAAGTCACCAGGGCAGGAGGACACAGTCCTGGATGGCAACTTCATCGTCCGCTACGATGTGCACCGGACCGTCTCCGGGGGCTCCATTCAG ATCGAGAGTGGCTACTTTGTGCACTACTTTGCCCCTGAAGGCCTGCCCGCTATACCCAAGAATGTGATCTTTGTCATTGACAAAAGCGGCTCCATGAGAGGCAGGAAGATCCAGCAG ACCCGGGAAGCCTTAATCAAGATCCTGGATGACCTCAGCCCCAACGACCAGTTCAATCTTGTCAGCTTCAGCGGGGAGGCGGCCCAGTGGAAGCCCTTGCTGGTGCCGGCCTCAGCCGAGAACGTGAACCAGGCCAGGAGCTATGCTGCCAGCATCCAGACCCAAGGAG GGACCAACATCAACGACGCGATGCTGATGGCCGTGCAGCTGCTGGACAGTGCCAACCAGAAGGAGCTGCTTCCAGAGGGGAGCGTCTCCCTCATTATCCTGCTCACCGACGGCGACCCCACCATGG GGGAGACCAACCCTGCAAGGATCCAGAAGAACGTGAAGGAAGCTATAGATGGCCAGTACAGCCTCTTCTGCCTGGGCTTTGGCTTCGACGTCAGCTTTGCCTTCCTAGAGAAGCTGGCGCTAGACAACGGCGGCCTGACTCGGCGCATCTATGAGGACTCGGACTCCACCCTGCAGCTGCAG GACTTCTACCAGGAAGTGGCCAACCCACTGCTGACAGCAGTGACCTTTGAGTACCCCAGCAACGCGGTGGAGAAGGTCTCACGGGACAACTTCCGGCTGCTCTTCAAAGGCTCTGAGATCGTCGTGGCTGGGAAGCTCCGGGACCAGAGCCCCGATGTGCTCTCAGCCAAAGTCAGGGGGCAGCTG CACATGCAGAGCATCACCTTCCAAACGGAGTCCAGCGTGGCGGAGCAGGAGAAGGAGTTCCAGAGCCCCAAGTACATCTTCCACAGCTTCATGGAGAGACTCTGGGCATACTTAACCATCCAGCAACTGCTGGAGCAAAT GGTTTCGGCATCCGATGCTGAGAAGCAGGCCCTCGAGACCCGAGCTCTGAACTTGTCGCTCCAGTATTGCTTTGTCACTCCCCTCACGTCCATGGTGGTCACCAAACCTGAAGGCAAAGAATGGTCTGAAGTTGCTGAGAAGCCTGTGGAAACCA AAAACAAACACAGGAACTTCTACTTAG GTGGTCCACTGTCTAGATTTCGTACCGCTGGAGACAGAAGGTCCAGAATAACAG CTGGACCTTCTGGGAAGACACCTAGTGACTTATGGAGAGCCGGACCACAAGGACCTCTTAATTCTCCTCATCCTTACCCACTTATGGCTGGAAAATCACTGCTACCAGACATGTTGTTAG CCCCTTCCATTCCTGACGAAGTGTTTCGTGGTGTGGATTTAAGAGCCAAAGATGCCCCCCAGGCCAGAGTCCCTGCAGTAGCTTCAGACCCTATAACAGGGAGAATCTGGGAGAGGAAAGCCTCGGGGAGCTCTACAGACTTGTCAC GAACCACAGCTGCTGTCCCAGCCCCCATCCAGGCACCTGCCGTCATCCTGATGCTGCCCGGACAGAGCGTGGACCGCCTCTGTGTGGACATCAAGCACTCTCAGGGGCCGATGAACCTGCTCTCAGACCCTGACCAAG GGGTTGAGGTGACTGCCCAGTACGAGACAGAGAAGGCCCAGTTCTCGTGGATCGAGGTGACCTTCAAGAACCCCCAGCTGCAGGTCCGTGCCATCCCTGAGCATGTGGTAGTGACCCGGAACCGAAGAAACTCTGGCTACAAGTGGAAGGAGACGCTGTTCTCGGTGATACCTGG CGTCAAGCTGACCATGGACAAGGCGGGGCTCCTGCTGTTAAGCAGCCCGGACAGGGTGACCATCGGCCTGCTACCCTGGGACGGCCCCGGGGAGGGGCTCCGGCTCCTTCTGCGGGACACCGACCGCTTCTCCAGCCGCGTCGGCGGGACCCTCG GCCAGTTTTACCAGGACGTGCTCTGGGGGCCTCCGGCAGCGGCAGATGACAGCAAGCGAATGCTGAGGGTTCAGGACCTTGAGTACTCTGCCACCAG GTTGCTCAAGCTGGATTACCAAGAGGGGTCTCCAGGAACAGAGATTTCCTGCTGGTCCGTGGAGCTGTAG